The genome window CAAATAATTTCGAGGAATATGACTGTATTGTTCCTGTCAAACTGATATAATGGGGGAAAAGAAATGAATGATATAATCGATAAATTAAGATTGAAACTGTACAGGATGTTTTTACGTCCGATGCACGGAGTGTATTACATAAACGGTGCTCAGACTCTTCCGCCGCCGCTTGAAGCCGAGCGTGAATCTGAATTGCTGGAAAAAATAAAAGTGCAGGGAGACGACATCAAAAGCCGTAACATACTGATTGAACATAATTTGCGTCTGGTGGTGTATATAGCTAAAAAATTCGAAAATACGGGTATTGGCATCGAGGACCTTGTTTCCATAGGTACAATAGGGCTGGTAAAAGCTATAAATACTTTTCGGAATGATAAAAATATAAAGCTTGCAACCTATGCCTCACGTTGCGTTGAAAACGAAATACTTATGTATCTGAGAAAAATAAATCCGCAGAAAAACGAAATATCAATAGACGAACCGCTTAATGTAGACTGGGACGGCAACGAATTGCTTTTGGGAGATATTCTGAGCAGCGAGGAAGATATGGTTTACAGAGATATTGAGCGCAAGGAGGAGCACGGCATAATAATGAAAGCGGTTGAAACACTGTGTGAAAGAGACAAACGTATTGTATATATGCGTTTTGGACTGTGCGGAGAAAAGGAAAAAACCCAAAAGGAAGTAGCTGATCTTTTAGGAATTTCGCAAAGCTATATATCCCGAATTGAAAAGAAAATAATAAACACATTGAAAAAGGTACTGAGCCAATAAATACATATTAGTACCAAAAGGGGAGAAGCGATGGAAATGAATATACAAAAAAACAGCGGTAATAAGTTATTGCTGTTGCCCGACGGACAGAATCCTCTTGTACATGTAAATATAAAATACCCGCTCTCGGGAGACGAAAAGATAGATAAATACATTGTAAATATTGTATCCGGTCTTGAAAAATTTGCGCGTAAAAAACTGGTTAAGCGGGCAAAAAAGTTTTATGGGAATTTACAGTCTGCACAGCCGTTTTCATTGGTTGCCACGTTCAGGGTTACACTCGACAACGAAAAGCTTTTTTGCTTTTATCTGGATGCTTTTGTATGGCAGGGCAGTGGACGAAGTGTCGTAAAGAGAATACCGCTTAATTTCGACCGCACGGTATCCTCACTTATTTTTCCGTTGGAAAAAAGAAAAAGACGGGAGCTTACGGGTAATCTCCGAGTTGCGCTTTCCACTATGGTTTATGACAAAGCATATTACTCTGATTGTCATAAGCGTGCACTGAGGTATTTAAGGAAAAATAACGCGGTTATTTCACGGGATGGCATATATCTGACATATAACAGCGGCATACTGGCGCCTCACGACAGGGGAGCCGTCAGCATTTTGCTTTTTCCGCTCCGTAATTAATACGGAATTTTATAGTTTTTTCCGTTGACAATCAATTTGCGAAGTACGTATATAAATGAATGATTAAATATAGAAAAACGTTTTGTTTTTTTATATAAAAGTCTTTACATTTTTTGTTTTGTGTGTTATAATGCGGTAGTAAGCAGTGTTTTGCAACACGAGAATAACCGCAAAAGCGGAAAAAGAAAAAGAGGTGCACCAATATGTTCCCCTTGAAAGACAAAAGAATACGTATCGGCGGTTGGTGGTCTACCGACCCAAAGCTTATTTCCGATGAGTATGTGAAAGCTATCGCTGAAAATGGATGTGATTTTATAATGACATCTCAATTGAGCGATACCGCAAAAATCAAAGAATTGCTTTCCTATTGCGATAAATACGGAGTTGAGTGTATAGTTTACGACCAAAGGCTTTATGACCGCGAAGACGTGGATGTTGCTTCCATCACCAAGGAATACAGCGGCTATAAGAGCTACGTGGGTAATATGGTCAAGGACGAACCCGGTACGGATGAATTTCCCCATTTGCGCAGAGTTTACGATAAGTTCAGAGCAGAGACTCCCGGTAAGGATGCTTACATAAATCTCCTTCCGATGTATGCCAATGCAGCTCAGCTTAAATACGGCGCAGGTGCCGCGGCAATAAAGTACTATGATAAGGACCCGGATCTTTACAAAAAACACCTTGAGGATTACTGCGAAGCTTTTGATACTCCCTACCTCTGCGTTGATGTGTATCCCTGCCGTAATGCTCCGGATGGCGTTACACGTACTATTTATAACGGTTATCTTGAGAATGTAAGTCTCATGGCGGAAACCTGCCGTAAGTATAACCGTGAAATGTGGATAATGGTTCAGTCGCTTGTTTGGTATGCAAATGCTACACCGCCGGACGAAATCGACCTCAGATGGCAGTTCTACACAGTTCTTGCATTTGGTGCAAAGGCTATATTCCACTATTGTCTGGCAACTCCTCCCGGACACACTCCCGGTCTTCTTACCTCCGAGGGAACCAAGTCCGATCTTTATTATCCCGCTCAGCGTTGCCATCGTTTTCTGCATGCTATCGAGGATGTATACTATCAGTACAATCCTGTCGGTGCGTTTAACGTTAACTGCACAGACGAGTATGAGTACCTTAAGTTCAGTGCGCAGTATAAGAATTTTGCCCCTATCAAAGAAGTTGTTTCCGACGATCAGCTTCTTGTGGGATGCTTTGAAAAGCAGGACAACAAAGGTTATGCCTTCACGATAGTAAATATGACACAGATAAGCGAACGTAAGACAGCTCGCGCAAAGCTTAAAATAGAGGGCAAGAAGGTGACCGTTTACGCGGATACTATGTCATATACCATTGCTCCTGTTGATGGATACTATGAATTTGATTTGCCTTGCGGAGAGGGCGCGTTTGTAACAGTAGAATAGTTTGAATTATAACGAGCCGAGCCTCGGCGTTCGGCTCGTTTTGTGAATTGCAGATGCAATTCACATCTTTTTGAGCATTTGAGGAAACGTTTTCCTTATTTTTGCCGTATTTTCATTCAAATTGTTTTGGATGTATTTACTTTTTATAATTAATATGCTACAATGTGGCTACAAAAAATGTAAAGGATGTGCTTTATGTTAACTCTCAAAGAAAAAAGAATACGCATAGGTGGTTGGTGGTCTACCGACCCGAATCTTATATCCGACGACTATATAAAAATGATAGCCGATGTGGGCGCTGATTTTATTATGTCCTCTGAGCACGGTGATGAAAAACAAATTGACGAACTTCTTACATATTGCGATAAATACGGCGTTGAATGTGTTCTTCAGGATTCACGCATTTATGATAACGAGGATGCCGATATTGCCGGAATAACAAAAGGCTATGCTCATCATCCGAGCTTCGTGGGTCATATGATAAAAGACGAACCCGGCACGGACGAAATGCCCAAGATACGCCGTCTTTACGATAAATGCAACGCCGCTCTTCCCGGAAGAAAAGCATATATAAATCTCCTTCCGATGTATGCCAATGCAGCTCAGCTTAAATACGGCGCAGGCGCGGCGGCTATCGAGTATTATGACAATGACCCGAAGCTTTACGAAAAGCATCTTGACACATATTGTCAGATATTTGATACACCATATATCTGCGTTGATGTATATCCCTGTCGTGTGGACGAAAACAACAAACGTATCATGTATCCCGGATATCTGGAAAACATAAATGTAATTGCTAAGTGTTGCCGCAAATATGACCGCGAGCTGTGGATAATGGTACAGAACATGATGTGGTACGCTTGCGATAATACGCCTGATGAGGCTGAGTTAAGATGGCAGTTCTTTACAATGCTTTCTTTCGGAGCAAAAGCGATTTTCCACTTCTGCCTTGCTACCCCTACGGGTCATACTCCCGGCCTTATCACCAAACAGGGCACCAAGTCAGATCTTTATTATCCTTCTCAGCGTATGCACCGCTTTATCAAGGCTATCGAGGATGTTTATCTGCAGTATGATAATATTGGTGCGTTTTGTCTCAATGGCGACGATGAACATGCATATATGCAGTTCACCGACCAGGTGAAGAACTTCAAGCCGATAGAGGAAATTGTATCCGGTCAGCGTTTGTTGGTGGGTTGCTTTGAAAAACAGGATAAGTATGCATTTACCCTTGTTAACATGGAGGCTGTTGATGACTGTGTAACAGCACATGTAAAGCTTAAGCTTGACGGTAAAAAGGTTACCGTGTACG of Oscillospiraceae bacterium contains these proteins:
- the sigE gene encoding RNA polymerase sporulation sigma factor SigE; the encoded protein is MNDIIDKLRLKLYRMFLRPMHGVYYINGAQTLPPPLEAERESELLEKIKVQGDDIKSRNILIEHNLRLVVYIAKKFENTGIGIEDLVSIGTIGLVKAINTFRNDKNIKLATYASRCVENEILMYLRKINPQKNEISIDEPLNVDWDGNELLLGDILSSEEDMVYRDIERKEEHGIIMKAVETLCERDKRIVYMRFGLCGEKEKTQKEVADLLGISQSYISRIEKKIINTLKKVLSQ